Proteins co-encoded in one Flavobacterium sp. M31R6 genomic window:
- a CDS encoding beta-galactosidase, producing MTHYNSLITKLIFLLLALFGFQLNAHSQEKNNPQRFFNKADLMQIGVYYYPEQWPREQWDRDLKNIKKLGFEFTHFAEFAWTYMEPEEGKYDFKWLDDALSIAEKEGLKVILCTPTPTPPAWMGDKYPEIYLVDSKGNRRQHGNRANISVTNKKYREFTAKIVAELGKRYGKNKNVIGWQIDNEPLSTEDFSPSARTAFQIWLKAKYGTIEKLNTEWVGSFWSTRYSNFEQIVLPNTEVYFEDKLSPHTILDFKRFTADAQASFLNDQAEILRKYTDPKQWITTNFTNVTYDSDPRRADKMDFITYTMYPVSGQNNLGGANFRIGHPSKIHEANDYYRSISGVTGIMELQPGQVNWASINPQLQPGTVHMWLSQAFGGGCAFTCTYRYRHPLGSSEMYHEGIVGTDGVTLSTGGKEFVQSIQDMKLLRKEYNPKAVLPQKIANRKTGFLWSHENLWDLENHKQTKNWNTWRHRNTYSSAIKSTGAPVDFLTEEDNFDEYHFIVASSYQLIDQKLVDKWTKYVEKGGNLILTCRTGQKDKNGHFFETNWSAPIVPLIGADVDFFDVLVTDMKGIIKADNNNFQWNTWADVLSPRKGTEVLATYEDQFYKGKAAAVTRKLGKGTVTYIGVESTEGNLERQIVRNVYERANVAIENLPSGVFVEWRDGFYVGVNYSNDPVELAIPQGSKILVGQNPLQPAQAVIWK from the coding sequence ATGACTCATTATAATTCCTTAATAACGAAACTTATATTTTTACTTTTAGCCTTATTCGGTTTTCAGTTGAATGCACATTCTCAAGAAAAAAACAATCCTCAGAGGTTTTTCAATAAAGCTGATTTAATGCAAATTGGGGTGTATTATTACCCTGAGCAATGGCCAAGAGAACAATGGGATCGTGACTTAAAAAATATAAAAAAGCTAGGTTTTGAATTCACCCATTTCGCCGAATTTGCATGGACATATATGGAACCTGAAGAGGGAAAATATGATTTTAAATGGCTTGATGATGCCTTATCAATAGCCGAAAAAGAAGGTTTAAAAGTGATTCTTTGCACGCCTACACCTACTCCACCAGCTTGGATGGGTGATAAATACCCTGAAATATATCTAGTTGATTCTAAGGGCAACCGAAGACAACACGGAAATAGAGCAAATATTTCAGTAACCAATAAAAAATACCGTGAATTCACAGCGAAAATAGTAGCTGAACTGGGAAAGAGATACGGTAAAAACAAAAATGTTATAGGTTGGCAAATTGACAACGAGCCTTTGTCTACGGAGGATTTTAGTCCTTCTGCTCGCACAGCATTTCAAATTTGGCTTAAAGCCAAATACGGGACTATTGAAAAATTGAATACGGAATGGGTTGGTAGTTTCTGGAGTACACGTTATTCTAACTTTGAACAAATCGTATTACCTAACACCGAAGTTTATTTTGAAGATAAGTTAAGTCCACATACGATTTTAGATTTCAAGCGATTCACTGCAGATGCTCAAGCTAGTTTCTTAAATGACCAAGCCGAAATATTGAGAAAATATACGGACCCAAAACAATGGATTACGACTAACTTCACTAATGTGACTTACGACTCAGACCCAAGAAGGGCTGATAAAATGGACTTCATCACCTATACAATGTACCCCGTAAGTGGTCAAAATAATTTAGGTGGAGCCAATTTTAGAATCGGACATCCTAGTAAAATCCATGAAGCAAACGATTATTATCGCTCCATCAGTGGCGTTACAGGGATTATGGAATTACAACCAGGACAAGTAAACTGGGCGAGTATTAATCCGCAATTGCAACCGGGAACGGTTCACATGTGGCTTTCACAAGCCTTTGGAGGCGGTTGCGCTTTTACCTGTACTTACAGATACAGACACCCACTAGGAAGTAGCGAAATGTATCACGAAGGTATTGTGGGCACTGACGGAGTCACACTTTCTACTGGTGGAAAAGAATTTGTACAATCAATTCAAGACATGAAACTATTGCGTAAAGAGTACAACCCAAAAGCAGTACTTCCGCAAAAAATTGCCAACAGAAAAACAGGTTTCCTGTGGAGTCATGAAAACCTTTGGGACTTAGAAAATCACAAGCAAACCAAAAATTGGAATACTTGGAGACATAGAAATACGTATTCTTCAGCCATCAAATCTACTGGAGCACCAGTGGATTTTCTTACAGAGGAAGATAATTTTGATGAATATCATTTTATTGTGGCTAGTTCGTATCAGCTTATTGATCAAAAATTAGTGGACAAATGGACTAAATATGTTGAAAAAGGAGGTAATTTGATTTTAACATGTAGAACTGGACAAAAAGACAAAAACGGACATTTTTTTGAAACCAACTGGAGTGCGCCAATCGTGCCTTTAATTGGAGCTGATGTTGACTTTTTTGATGTATTAGTTACAGATATGAAAGGAATTATAAAAGCAGATAACAATAACTTTCAATGGAACACCTGGGCAGATGTATTATCGCCTAGAAAAGGAACCGAAGTTTTAGCCACCTATGAAGACCAATTTTATAAAGGCAAAGCTGCCGCAGTTACTAGAAAGTTAGGTAAAGGAACAGTAACTTACATTGGCGTAGAAAGTACTGAGGGAAATTTAGAGAGACAAATTGTACGCAATGTATATGAAAGAGCAAATGTGGCTATTGAGAATTTACCAAGTGGTGTTTTTGTCGAATGGAGAGATGGCTTCTATGTAGGAGTTAATTATTCAAACGACCCTGTTGAACTTGCGATTCCACAAGGAAGTAAAATATTGGTTGGACAGAATCCTTTGCAGCCTGCACAAGCCGTAATTTGGAAATAA
- a CDS encoding aminotransferase class III-fold pyridoxal phosphate-dependent enzyme, whose amino-acid sequence MNFSEKTIEQLAKENYGLTATAKSLNGYDELNFLLSTDTNEKYILKISNEDHPLPFLDAQVKIIQHLSNSSLANVFQQFCINKQGDALTKVEADSKIYYVRILNFLEGTFWVEKESKSKELFYNLGSFLGNMDYELRYFSHLAMHRRYTWDINCASEANDNLKYILDHEKRRIAGYFLLQFDSEVLPLIHTLRHAYIHNDANDYNILVQENNISGLIDFGDMVYTALINNLAIACTYAMLGEEDPLTVAASIVEGYHKSYALTEQEVDLLYYLIAARLCISVTQSAYNSSLESNNEHHFLTEKPAWELLNQLIRINPIKAQDTFRKVCGFTGIITDENYDDLLAIRHEKIGRNLSIGYNDKLKITKGALQFLYDDKGRTFVDCVNNPSHVGHCHPVVVRKMQKQIANLNTNTRYLNDTIIEYAEKLTATLPAALSVCYFVNSGSEANDLAIRMSRHFTKQKDIIVLDHAYHGTSTVAMEMSPYKFDGKGGFGKMPWIHKAINPDLYRGTYKYGDTNAGEKYAADVQRIIEDLKKEDKAPAVFICETLLGVGGQIPLPKNYLKTAYEHVRAAGGICIADEVQVGFGRIGDHFWGFELQDVVPDIVVLGKPIGNGHPLAAVIVTNEIANAFNNGMEYFNTFGGNPVSMTAGLAVLDVLQDEEMQQHALEVGNHLMDGLRKLMAKYPIISDVRGHGLFIGAEMVKDRDSMEPAVAEIDIVVEKMKEKGFLLSTDGPLHNVLKIKPPMPFNKQNADEMIELLDIALSEL is encoded by the coding sequence ATGAATTTTTCAGAAAAAACAATTGAGCAATTAGCCAAAGAAAATTACGGGCTAACTGCAACCGCAAAATCATTAAATGGTTATGACGAGTTAAATTTTCTTTTATCTACTGATACAAACGAAAAGTATATTCTAAAAATATCTAATGAAGATCATCCCCTTCCGTTTTTAGACGCCCAGGTAAAAATCATTCAGCACCTATCAAATAGCAGCCTTGCAAATGTATTTCAGCAGTTTTGCATCAACAAACAGGGCGATGCTTTGACAAAAGTTGAAGCTGATTCTAAAATATATTATGTAAGAATTCTCAATTTTCTAGAAGGTACTTTTTGGGTAGAAAAAGAAAGTAAATCAAAAGAGTTATTTTACAATCTAGGATCCTTTTTAGGAAATATGGATTATGAACTTCGCTACTTTTCTCATCTTGCTATGCACCGTCGCTATACTTGGGATATCAATTGTGCTAGCGAGGCAAATGATAATTTAAAATACATTTTAGATCACGAAAAAAGACGAATCGCAGGCTATTTCTTGTTGCAATTTGATAGCGAAGTACTTCCTCTAATCCATACTTTGCGTCATGCCTACATACATAACGATGCTAATGATTATAACATCCTAGTTCAAGAAAATAACATAAGTGGTTTAATTGATTTTGGTGATATGGTTTACACAGCGCTTATCAACAATCTAGCAATTGCGTGTACTTATGCCATGCTTGGTGAGGAAGACCCATTGACAGTTGCTGCATCAATTGTTGAAGGGTATCATAAATCATATGCACTCACTGAACAAGAAGTTGATTTATTGTATTATCTAATTGCAGCGAGACTTTGTATCAGTGTGACACAATCAGCTTACAACTCATCTTTAGAAAGCAACAATGAACATCATTTTCTTACTGAAAAACCAGCTTGGGAATTGCTAAACCAACTTATTCGAATTAATCCAATAAAAGCGCAAGATACTTTTAGAAAAGTTTGTGGTTTTACAGGAATTATTACTGATGAAAATTATGATGATTTATTGGCAATTCGTCACGAAAAAATAGGTAGAAATTTAAGTATTGGATACAACGACAAACTAAAAATTACAAAAGGCGCTTTACAATTTCTCTATGATGATAAAGGAAGAACTTTTGTAGATTGTGTAAATAACCCATCACATGTAGGTCATTGCCATCCTGTTGTTGTTCGAAAAATGCAAAAACAAATTGCTAATTTAAACACGAATACACGTTATCTTAATGACACTATTATTGAATATGCCGAAAAACTTACTGCTACATTACCTGCAGCTTTAAGTGTATGCTATTTTGTTAATTCCGGTAGTGAAGCTAATGATTTGGCAATTCGAATGAGTCGCCATTTCACGAAACAGAAAGACATTATTGTACTGGATCATGCTTATCATGGTACATCGACGGTTGCTATGGAAATGAGCCCATATAAATTTGATGGTAAAGGCGGTTTCGGAAAAATGCCTTGGATTCATAAAGCGATTAATCCCGACTTATATCGTGGTACTTATAAATATGGAGATACAAATGCAGGCGAAAAATATGCTGCTGATGTGCAACGAATTATCGAAGATTTAAAAAAAGAAGATAAAGCGCCTGCTGTATTCATTTGCGAAACGCTTTTAGGTGTTGGAGGCCAAATACCACTTCCTAAAAATTATTTAAAAACGGCTTATGAACACGTTAGAGCTGCTGGAGGAATCTGTATTGCTGATGAAGTTCAGGTTGGTTTTGGACGAATTGGCGACCATTTTTGGGGTTTCGAATTGCAAGATGTCGTTCCCGATATTGTTGTTTTAGGAAAACCAATTGGTAATGGACACCCACTGGCTGCCGTAATTGTTACTAATGAAATTGCAAATGCTTTTAATAACGGTATGGAATACTTCAACACCTTTGGAGGTAATCCTGTATCTATGACGGCAGGTTTGGCTGTATTAGATGTGCTTCAAGACGAAGAAATGCAACAACATGCATTAGAAGTGGGAAACCACCTGATGGACGGTCTTAGAAAACTAATGGCTAAATATCCTATTATTAGTGATGTTCGTGGACACGGTTTATTCATAGGTGCGGAAATGGTTAAAGACCGAGATTCAATGGAGCCAGCTGTTGCTGAAATTGATATAGTTGTTGAAAAAATGAAAGAAAAAGGTTTTTTACTAAGTACAGATGGTCCTTTGCATAATGTTTTAAAAATAAAGCCACCAATGCCTTTCAATAAACAAAATGCAGATGAGATGATTGAGCTATTAGATATTGCTTTAAGCGAGTTGTAA
- a CDS encoding trehalase family glycosidase, whose protein sequence is MKQFISTLLFFLILQSAFSQTKFPILELSKNSLNYKGFPKNATDRKSLAFSDKGAWFGFGFLEPGSIQGGFSGPFLMTEQNGVWLSSSFVSLRLLNDNKQDEINWEKSLVNQNSYNSHLEQLFQNELLEVKQQLVFFSGNTAIQKTSITNRSSKKISLNPVFDSKTYLNTIQFSKENQTLKLISSKSNAVGYIQFFDKNTVIETTNEGYSAKLNLITVKPNETKEIIVSQSYIFPQYSWENEKIKISKSTFNSVLSTNQQAKEKELAQLIAKKKMVYNGDDYSVFLAKLILTLQNNTRIAAEGLKHEGVFPSYNYEWFHGFWAWDSWKHAAALAHFSPELAKNQMRALFDYQEPNGFIPDCIYRDTTIEPNNYRNTKAPLAAWAVWEIYKQNKDVSFIKEMYPKLKKYHDWWYKERDHDQDGLCEFGSTDGSVIAAKWESGMDNAVRFDNSKILKNGEKAYSLDQESVDLNSFLYAEKNYLAKMAQVLKLADEEKKWKSESNTLKIQIQTQFWDATTGWFYDTSIDGKTSVKEMGCEGFLPLWTEVATSEQANAIKNNLLNPITFNTFVPLPTLAANNPKFNPEDGYWRGPIWLDQVYFGINGLEKYGYKKEVDLLTGKLIQNTEGALEKGMSIRENYHPKTGKGLEAQNFSWSAAHFLLLILNN, encoded by the coding sequence ATGAAACAATTTATATCGACTCTTTTATTCTTTTTGATACTTCAAAGTGCCTTTTCTCAAACAAAATTTCCAATTTTGGAGTTGAGTAAAAACAGCTTGAATTATAAAGGTTTTCCAAAAAACGCTACCGATCGTAAGTCATTGGCGTTTTCGGACAAAGGTGCTTGGTTTGGTTTTGGATTTCTTGAACCAGGATCTATTCAGGGTGGATTTTCAGGGCCATTTTTAATGACGGAACAAAATGGTGTTTGGCTAAGTTCTTCTTTTGTTTCCTTGCGTCTTTTGAATGACAACAAACAAGATGAAATCAACTGGGAAAAATCTTTAGTAAATCAAAATAGTTACAACAGTCATTTAGAACAATTGTTCCAAAATGAATTGCTTGAGGTTAAACAACAGTTGGTATTCTTTTCGGGAAATACGGCAATCCAAAAAACAAGTATTACTAATCGTTCATCAAAAAAAATTTCTTTAAATCCCGTTTTTGACTCTAAAACTTACCTAAATACGATTCAGTTTTCTAAAGAAAATCAAACCCTAAAATTAATTTCTTCAAAAAGCAATGCTGTTGGTTACATTCAGTTTTTTGACAAAAACACCGTTATCGAAACGACGAATGAAGGCTATAGTGCTAAATTAAATTTGATAACAGTAAAGCCTAATGAAACAAAAGAAATCATAGTTTCACAATCGTATATTTTTCCACAGTATAGTTGGGAAAATGAAAAAATAAAAATTTCAAAAAGTACCTTCAATTCAGTTTTAAGTACGAATCAACAGGCCAAAGAAAAAGAATTAGCTCAATTAATAGCTAAAAAGAAAATGGTTTATAACGGTGATGATTATTCTGTTTTCCTAGCAAAATTAATCCTCACTTTACAAAACAACACTAGAATTGCTGCAGAAGGATTAAAGCATGAAGGTGTATTTCCAAGCTATAACTACGAATGGTTTCATGGTTTTTGGGCGTGGGATAGCTGGAAACATGCTGCAGCATTAGCTCACTTTAGTCCTGAATTAGCTAAAAATCAAATGCGTGCTTTGTTTGATTATCAAGAACCAAACGGATTTATTCCAGATTGTATTTATCGGGATACGACAATTGAGCCTAATAATTATAGAAATACAAAAGCACCACTTGCAGCTTGGGCAGTTTGGGAAATTTACAAACAAAATAAAGATGTTAGTTTCATTAAAGAAATGTATCCAAAATTAAAAAAATACCATGATTGGTGGTACAAAGAACGTGATCATGATCAAGATGGTCTTTGTGAATTTGGCTCTACAGATGGTAGTGTAATTGCAGCTAAATGGGAAAGTGGCATGGACAACGCGGTACGTTTTGATAATAGTAAAATATTAAAAAATGGAGAAAAGGCTTACTCGCTAGACCAAGAAAGTGTCGATTTAAACTCATTTTTATATGCTGAAAAAAATTATTTGGCTAAGATGGCACAAGTTTTAAAACTAGCGGATGAAGAAAAAAAATGGAAATCTGAAAGCAATACTTTAAAAATACAAATTCAGACGCAATTTTGGGATGCTACTACTGGATGGTTTTATGACACATCAATTGATGGAAAAACATCCGTTAAAGAAATGGGGTGCGAAGGTTTTTTACCGCTTTGGACTGAGGTTGCTACTTCTGAACAAGCGAATGCGATTAAAAACAATTTATTAAACCCAATTACTTTCAACACATTTGTTCCGCTACCAACCTTGGCGGCTAACAATCCAAAATTTAATCCAGAAGACGGATATTGGAGAGGTCCAATTTGGTTAGATCAAGTTTATTTTGGTATCAATGGATTAGAAAAATATGGTTATAAAAAAGAAGTCGATTTACTTACGGGTAAACTTATTCAGAATACCGAAGGCGCTTTAGAAAAAGGAATGTCTATTCGAGAAAATTATCATCCAAAAACTGGAAAAGGATTAGAAGCACAAAATTTTAGCTGGTCGGCAGCACATTTTTTACTTTTAATTTTAAATAACTAA
- a CDS encoding RagB/SusD family nutrient uptake outer membrane protein, whose translation MKKIFNFFTVLGLLTLAGCNSDDFLDQESPDQLDSSTFWRNKSDAEAGLSATYALLEGSVDEYAFTEVKWPVEAYREDICKLGSDALNYQNWVELADFTYTNGNSQFTSYWTLNYRGISNANQVITKVGQMPSSAITDLDRNQIIAEAQFLRAYYHLKLILNWDKIKIRNKYITDQSQIDAPLSERTEAWDFIISELKAAAQVLPATQSAEKAGRATSGAANSYLGFAYLTRAYEETAQKQTYLTESLAAFDKVQGYELVKDYVSMFNGTNKNSKESIFELQFSENTSNGAFYRTALHFWMAASELGGWDEILPTDMLMNEFKKEGKIASTGNYDSRLYSNIFFKDPYFNDPANPRIFGQTYDDKFGTTDKPVFRKYLPPTQEQMDTEFLGMNVPLMRYSNVLLMKAEALNELQRSPEAIPFINEVRARADMPNMVGASYDAVKAQIEHERIIEFPLENFRFYDLRRWGKTKSALDAVGRTNFDPAKNNFYPVPLTEIQNN comes from the coding sequence ATGAAAAAGATATTCAATTTTTTTACTGTTTTAGGCTTATTAACACTAGCAGGATGCAATAGTGATGATTTCCTAGATCAAGAATCACCGGATCAACTTGACTCTTCAACATTCTGGAGAAACAAATCAGATGCCGAAGCAGGTCTTTCTGCAACATATGCCTTACTTGAAGGCTCTGTCGACGAATATGCGTTCACTGAGGTAAAATGGCCTGTAGAAGCATATCGCGAAGACATTTGTAAACTAGGAAGCGATGCCCTTAATTATCAAAATTGGGTAGAACTTGCTGATTTTACATACACCAATGGCAATAGTCAATTTACAAGTTATTGGACACTTAATTATCGTGGTATTAGTAATGCTAATCAAGTTATTACCAAGGTTGGACAAATGCCTTCATCTGCAATTACGGATTTAGACAGAAATCAAATAATTGCTGAAGCGCAATTTTTAAGAGCTTATTACCATTTAAAGTTAATTCTTAACTGGGATAAAATAAAAATCAGAAACAAATATATTACAGATCAAAGCCAAATAGATGCTCCTCTTTCAGAACGTACAGAAGCTTGGGATTTTATTATAAGTGAATTAAAAGCTGCTGCCCAAGTGCTTCCAGCTACTCAATCAGCAGAAAAAGCAGGGCGTGCAACTAGTGGTGCAGCTAACAGTTACCTTGGATTTGCATATTTAACTAGAGCATATGAAGAAACAGCTCAGAAACAAACTTACCTTACTGAATCCCTTGCTGCTTTTGATAAAGTACAAGGTTATGAACTGGTAAAAGATTACGTTAGTATGTTTAATGGAACTAACAAAAACTCAAAAGAATCTATTTTTGAACTTCAATTTAGTGAAAACACCTCTAATGGTGCTTTCTACCGTACTGCTCTTCATTTTTGGATGGCAGCAAGTGAATTAGGTGGTTGGGATGAAATTCTACCTACAGATATGTTGATGAATGAATTTAAAAAAGAAGGAAAAATAGCTTCAACAGGAAATTACGATTCTCGTCTTTACAGTAACATTTTCTTCAAAGATCCTTATTTTAATGACCCAGCAAATCCAAGGATTTTTGGTCAAACGTATGATGACAAATTCGGAACTACAGACAAACCTGTTTTCCGCAAGTACTTACCTCCTACTCAAGAACAAATGGATACTGAATTTTTGGGTATGAATGTTCCTTTAATGAGATACTCAAATGTTCTTTTGATGAAAGCTGAAGCCCTAAACGAATTACAACGTTCTCCAGAAGCTATACCATTTATTAATGAAGTAAGAGCTAGAGCCGATATGCCAAATATGGTAGGTGCAAGCTATGATGCGGTTAAAGCTCAAATTGAACATGAAAGAATTATTGAATTCCCGTTGGAGAATTTCCGTTTTTACGATTTACGTCGTTGGGGAAAAACAAAATCTGCTTTAGATGCTGTTGGGCGCACCAATTTTGATCCTGCAAAGAATAATTTCTACCCAGTTCCTTTAACCGAAATACAAAATAATTAA
- a CDS encoding TonB-dependent receptor, which yields MKKTISLIRRHNFVLFLLCLWLPNINFAQNSQLQKTISGKITDSKGILLPGVNVTLDATTIGTNSDENGKFTLQIPSDIKNPTLTFTYIGFNTLKVPVQNSKELNVVLQEENNKLDEVVVIGYGTIKKGNVTGAISTIKKESLEARGTNNAAEALQGLVPGVNVQKTGGTAGATVNVKIRGINTFGNTNPLYIIDGFQGDINSVNPTNIESMEVLKDGAAAAIYGSVAANGVIIVTTKSGQKEGMKVDFTSFVKSTTTAKTLDLLDSQGYQTVHKRMYDEYNKYANTPVALPAYITNPIENNTDWQDQVFRSGLAQNYGLGVQGRQGVVKFALYGNLSSEKGIVIDNNFDQRNASARVSFKKSIFDVDTKLAYVSTKNEQPNFQLKEVYAISPLVPVLDPNEPYGYGLTNKDGLPFNTNPVADEHYRSGDARGQDLTANISITANITSWLKFKTAYSYHELNSQQTWHNPPFIANVQSPEKYTVQREQRTFLDQQIWENTITAAKTFGNHSFDFLLGTTMNPSSSNWNDITVEGKTTDHTVENGQLVSIEHPAGFLDPSFQTIGAGKGGTYSADGSKYQYNRLSYFSRINYSYKDRYLAQATVRYDGSSKFGKDTRWGAFPSVALGWKIDKEDFFPEDFLVSKLKLRASWGQLGNEAALGYYASSSLIHSGNSLNSGYVQGTGSNPWPGSIATTLENRKLQWETTDSKNIGIDYVLKNGKISGSMNYYHNVTDNLLITKKLAPSAGIDDPILNVGKVSNSGFEFEINYADQVNDFKYNVGLNFSTLHNNVESLANADQAIYGEGLKYGDEHFPTQARVGTPISAFYLYRTDGIFQSMTEVDSYTNNGTIIQPNAKPGDVKFKDLNNDGVIDEKDKEYTGTGLPKLEANLILGASYKGFDFSALIGSGWGNKLYNGNRYFYESMSSGTNMLATTLNSWTPENHSDIPRAVLGDPNGNSRESDRFLENGNFVRMRQLQIGYTLPKQLLDATKIDKLRFYVTAENLFTITNYSGTDPEFSRNTLLDTGVDRFVYPFTRSFILGVQYVF from the coding sequence TAACTTTAGATGCAACTACTATTGGAACAAATAGTGATGAAAACGGAAAATTTACATTACAAATTCCTTCTGATATAAAAAATCCTACTTTAACTTTTACCTATATTGGATTTAACACACTAAAGGTTCCTGTGCAAAATAGCAAAGAATTAAACGTTGTACTTCAGGAAGAAAATAACAAGTTAGACGAAGTGGTTGTTATTGGTTATGGAACCATCAAAAAAGGAAATGTTACCGGAGCAATTTCTACTATAAAAAAAGAAAGCTTGGAAGCTCGAGGAACCAATAATGCTGCAGAAGCACTTCAAGGTTTAGTCCCAGGAGTAAATGTTCAAAAAACAGGAGGAACTGCTGGTGCTACTGTAAACGTTAAGATTAGAGGAATTAATACTTTTGGAAATACAAACCCATTATACATTATAGATGGTTTTCAAGGAGATATAAATTCAGTCAATCCTACAAATATTGAATCAATGGAGGTTCTTAAAGATGGTGCTGCAGCAGCAATTTATGGATCTGTAGCCGCAAACGGTGTAATCATTGTTACAACAAAATCGGGGCAAAAAGAAGGAATGAAAGTTGATTTTACTTCTTTTGTAAAAAGTACAACAACAGCCAAAACATTAGATTTATTAGATTCCCAAGGTTATCAAACCGTTCATAAAAGAATGTATGATGAATACAATAAATATGCTAATACTCCAGTTGCATTACCTGCATACATTACTAATCCGATAGAAAATAATACAGATTGGCAAGATCAGGTTTTCCGTTCTGGATTAGCACAAAATTATGGCTTAGGTGTTCAAGGTCGTCAGGGTGTGGTTAAGTTTGCTCTTTATGGAAACTTATCCTCAGAAAAAGGAATTGTTATTGATAACAATTTTGATCAAAGAAATGCAAGCGCAAGAGTTAGTTTCAAAAAATCAATTTTTGATGTTGATACTAAATTAGCGTATGTCTCAACTAAAAACGAACAACCCAATTTTCAGTTAAAAGAAGTTTATGCTATTTCGCCTTTAGTTCCTGTTTTAGACCCAAATGAACCTTATGGTTATGGCTTAACAAATAAAGACGGCTTACCTTTTAATACAAATCCAGTTGCAGATGAGCATTATAGAAGCGGTGATGCGAGAGGACAAGATTTAACAGCTAATATATCTATAACTGCTAATATCACCTCTTGGCTAAAGTTTAAAACCGCTTACTCTTATCATGAGCTAAACTCACAACAAACATGGCACAATCCGCCATTTATCGCAAACGTACAATCTCCTGAAAAATACACAGTACAAAGGGAGCAAAGAACTTTCTTGGATCAACAGATTTGGGAAAATACTATAACGGCAGCTAAAACTTTTGGAAATCACTCTTTTGACTTTTTATTAGGTACTACCATGAACCCTTCCTCTTCTAACTGGAATGATATTACAGTAGAAGGTAAAACAACGGATCATACTGTAGAAAATGGACAACTCGTGTCTATAGAGCATCCCGCAGGTTTTTTAGATCCTAGTTTCCAAACCATTGGAGCAGGAAAAGGAGGAACTTATTCAGCTGATGGATCTAAATACCAATACAATCGACTTTCTTATTTCAGCCGTATTAATTATTCTTACAAAGATCGTTATTTGGCTCAAGCTACGGTACGTTATGACGGTTCATCTAAATTCGGAAAAGACACTCGTTGGGGAGCATTCCCATCGGTTGCTTTAGGTTGGAAAATTGATAAAGAAGATTTCTTCCCAGAAGATTTTCTTGTGTCTAAATTAAAATTACGTGCGAGTTGGGGACAATTAGGTAATGAAGCAGCATTAGGATACTATGCTTCTAGTTCATTAATTCATTCTGGAAATTCCTTAAACTCAGGTTATGTACAAGGAACTGGAAGTAATCCATGGCCAGGTAGTATTGCAACTACATTAGAAAACAGAAAACTACAATGGGAAACGACAGATTCTAAAAACATTGGAATTGATTATGTTCTTAAAAACGGGAAAATTAGTGGTTCTATGAATTACTATCATAATGTTACTGACAATTTGTTAATCACAAAAAAATTAGCTCCATCTGCAGGAATTGATGATCCTATTCTTAATGTTGGTAAAGTGAGTAACAGCGGATTTGAATTCGAAATTAATTATGCTGATCAGGTTAATGACTTCAAATATAATGTAGGTTTAAATTTTAGTACCCTTCACAATAATGTAGAATCTCTTGCCAATGCAGATCAAGCTATTTATGGAGAAGGTCTAAAATATGGTGATGAGCATTTCCCTACTCAAGCACGAGTTGGCACACCAATTAGTGCCTTTTACCTATACCGAACTGATGGAATTTTTCAATCTATGACCGAAGTAGATAGTTATACCAATAATGGTACTATAATTCAGCCAAATGCTAAGCCAGGTGATGTTAAATTCAAAGATTTAAATAATGACGGAGTAATTGATGAAAAAGATAAAGAATACACCGGTACAGGTTTACCAAAACTAGAAGCCAACTTAATTCTAGGTGCTAGTTACAAAGGCTTTGATTTTAGCGCTTTAATAGGAAGTGGATGGGGAAATAAATTATACAACGGAAACAGGTATTTCTACGAATCTATGAGTTCAGGAACAAATATGCTGGCTACTACCCTTAATTCATGGACACCAGAAAACCACAGTGACATTCCTCGTGCTGTACTTGGGGATCCTAATGGAAACAGTAGAGAATCTGATCGTTTTCTTGAAAATGGAAATTTCGTTCGTATGCGTCAATTACAAATTGGATATACTTTACCTAAACAACTGTTAGATGCAACCAAAATAGACAAACTGAGGTTTTATGTAACTGCTGAAAATCTATTTACCATTACCAATTATTCAGGTACTGATCCAGAATTTTCAAGAAACACTTTACTAGATACTGGTGTAGACCGTTTCGTGTATCCATTCACAAGATCATTCATTTTGGGCGTACAATACGTATTTTAA